In Deinococcus detaillensis, one DNA window encodes the following:
- a CDS encoding nucleoside deaminase: protein MTFHQQPHRRYLQEALNLARQASEAGSSPVGAVLVGADGEILYRGRNRVGEAQSAEHVGDASVSHAEMDIFFQAGKLEDPKTLTLYTSLEPCLMCGGAAALLQVGRVVWATDDAWGGSGRLIAWADHPAMKETEVIACPDTDLEREGAVLFAPEAKRAFPEEGWALWRGRYPEETAGVK from the coding sequence ATGACTTTTCACCAACAGCCGCACCGCCGTTATTTGCAAGAAGCCCTGAATTTGGCCCGCCAAGCATCGGAAGCTGGAAGTTCGCCGGTCGGCGCAGTCTTGGTCGGCGCAGACGGCGAGATCCTTTACCGTGGCCGCAACCGCGTCGGCGAAGCGCAGAGTGCCGAGCACGTCGGAGACGCCAGCGTGTCACACGCCGAAATGGACATTTTCTTTCAAGCGGGCAAGCTCGAAGACCCCAAGACATTGACCCTCTACACCAGCTTAGAGCCGTGCCTGATGTGCGGCGGGGCGGCGGCGCTGCTTCAGGTGGGACGCGTGGTGTGGGCAACCGACGACGCTTGGGGCGGGTCGGGACGACTGATTGCCTGGGCCGATCATCCGGCCATGAAAGAAACTGAAGTGATCGCTTGCCCCGACACCGACCTTGAGCGTGAAGGCGCAGTTCTCTTTGCTCCAGAAGCCAAACGCGCTTTTCCCGAAGAGGGATGGGCGCTGTGGCGAGGGCGCTACCCAGAGGAAACGGCAGGCGTGAAATGA
- a CDS encoding response regulator transcription factor yields MIRVLIADDHALFRQGLRSLLESEGMRVIGEAANGREAIRFAAETHPDVILMDIQMPELDGVKATQNILEIDANARVIIITMYRQDRYVFEAVKAGARGYILKDADAATLIDAIERVAGGEALLDPDMAQNVLDDFRDKREVLPSGKHADLNERETMILKLLAQGFSNQEIALRLDISEKTVRNRLSEIFTKLQLNNRTQAALYAIREGIANLE; encoded by the coding sequence ATGATTCGCGTCTTGATTGCCGATGACCATGCCCTCTTTCGCCAAGGACTCCGCAGCCTCTTAGAAAGCGAAGGAATGCGTGTGATTGGCGAGGCGGCCAACGGACGTGAGGCCATTCGCTTCGCCGCTGAAACCCATCCCGACGTCATTTTGATGGACATTCAGATGCCGGAACTCGATGGTGTGAAGGCCACCCAGAACATTCTGGAAATTGACGCCAATGCCCGCGTCATCATCATCACCATGTACCGCCAAGACCGCTACGTCTTCGAGGCGGTCAAAGCGGGCGCACGCGGCTACATTCTCAAAGACGCCGACGCGGCCACCTTGATCGACGCCATCGAGCGGGTCGCGGGGGGCGAAGCGCTGCTCGACCCCGACATGGCCCAAAATGTCTTGGACGACTTCCGTGACAAGCGTGAGGTGCTACCCAGCGGCAAACACGCTGACCTCAACGAGCGCGAGACCATGATTCTCAAGCTGCTGGCGCAGGGCTTTTCTAACCAAGAAATTGCTCTCCGGCTCGACATCTCCGAAAAAACCGTTCGCAACCGTTTGTCGGAAATCTTTACCAAGTTGCAGCTCAACAACCGCACCCAGGCCGCGCTCTACGCCATTCGGGAGGGCATCGCCAACCTTGAGTAA
- a CDS encoding pyridoxal phosphate-dependent aminotransferase, which translates to MTSSPTLPASALSGVRQVVRRTPAYPFTPVSAAIKLDQNESALDLPPELRELALQRLAHTEWNRYPDLHADTLRDKIAEFEDWNPDGVVVTPGSNVLIKLLTEMAGVNQRVLSVQPNFSVYGLEASMLGATLLQVPLKPDFSLPVEGLVTELQKGGPGLLFVTQPHAPTGHLDAESDVKAVLDAAGDDWVAVLDEAYYQFAGSNGRALVAERSNRISLRTFSKAWGLAGLRLGYALTSPELAQNLQKLVSAFNINILTQTVAMTALEHPEYMRQWVAQTVQERQRILAALRGHPVYTGLPSQGNFFLLKTPDAAAAYQHLLSRGILVRRQDGMPMLEGCLRIGIGTPEQNSALLAALAEVTG; encoded by the coding sequence ATGACTTCTTCCCCAACGCTGCCCGCCTCCGCCCTCTCTGGCGTGCGCCAAGTGGTGCGCCGCACTCCGGCTTACCCGTTTACGCCGGTCAGCGCGGCGATCAAGCTCGATCAAAACGAAAGCGCCCTGGACTTGCCCCCCGAGCTGCGCGAGTTGGCTTTGCAGCGCCTTGCCCACACAGAATGGAACCGCTATCCCGATTTGCACGCCGACACCCTGCGGGACAAAATCGCCGAGTTTGAGGACTGGAACCCTGACGGCGTGGTGGTCACGCCCGGCAGCAACGTGCTGATCAAGCTGCTGACTGAAATGGCAGGCGTAAACCAGCGGGTGCTGAGCGTGCAGCCCAACTTCTCGGTCTACGGTCTGGAAGCCAGCATGCTCGGCGCGACCCTACTACAAGTGCCGCTGAAGCCGGATTTTTCGCTGCCGGTAGAAGGCTTGGTAACGGAGCTGCAAAAAGGCGGGCCGGGCCTTTTGTTCGTCACCCAGCCGCACGCCCCCACCGGGCACCTCGACGCCGAGAGCGACGTGAAGGCCGTTTTGGACGCTGCCGGAGACGACTGGGTCGCGGTGCTCGACGAAGCTTATTACCAGTTTGCTGGCTCGAATGGCCGCGCACTGGTCGCAGAGAGGAGCAACCGCATTTCGCTGCGTACCTTCAGCAAAGCTTGGGGGCTGGCGGGTTTGCGCCTCGGCTACGCGTTGACTTCGCCCGAACTTGCTCAGAACCTGCAAAAGTTGGTCAGCGCCTTCAATATCAATATCCTGACGCAAACGGTGGCGATGACCGCCTTAGAGCATCCCGAGTACATGCGCCAGTGGGTGGCCCAGACCGTTCAGGAACGCCAGCGAATCTTGGCCGCGCTTCGAGGTCATCCGGTGTACACAGGGCTTCCCTCGCAGGGCAATTTCTTTTTGCTCAAAACACCTGACGCCGCCGCCGCGTATCAGCATCTGCTCTCACGCGGCATCTTGGTGCGCCGCCAGGACGGAATGCCGATGCTGGAAGGCTGCTTGCGAATCGGTATCGGTACGCCCGAGCAAAACAGCGCTCTGCTGGCGGCTTTGGCAGAGGTTACAGGGTAA
- a CDS encoding ribokinase: protein MSVLVVGSANTDILVRVRRAPLPGETVLGGDAEVQAGGKGANQAVAAARAGAATAFCGAVGDDTFASVPREALGSAGVDLQHLRELKVPSGIALITISDDGENSITVASGANARLSPGDLPADFSSFTHLLMQQEIPPQTVLAAAQKAKQSGVQVLLNAAPSRELSADLWPLLDYLIVNEHELAQLAGKAEGQEESAARSLLEHGVGAVIVTLGGRGSLAIMPTSVLKQAAHKVEVVDTTGAGDTFCGVLTAWLSGGSALPEAMKAAGVAGALACTKLGAQAAMPTRSKIKAALAG from the coding sequence ATGAGCGTTCTGGTGGTCGGCAGCGCCAACACTGACATTTTGGTGCGGGTGCGCCGCGCTCCGCTGCCCGGCGAAACGGTGCTGGGAGGGGACGCCGAGGTGCAAGCGGGCGGCAAGGGAGCCAACCAAGCCGTAGCAGCGGCGCGGGCAGGCGCGGCGACGGCGTTTTGCGGCGCGGTGGGGGATGACACGTTCGCCTCGGTGCCGCGTGAGGCGCTGGGCTCGGCGGGCGTTGACCTCCAGCATTTACGCGAACTGAAGGTGCCCAGCGGCATTGCCCTGATTACCATTTCAGATGACGGTGAAAACAGCATCACGGTGGCGAGCGGCGCAAACGCCCGTTTGAGTCCCGGAGACTTGCCCGCCGACTTTTCCAGCTTCACGCACCTGCTGATGCAGCAAGAAATCCCGCCCCAAACGGTGCTGGCCGCCGCTCAGAAAGCCAAACAAAGCGGCGTGCAGGTGCTGCTCAACGCCGCGCCCAGCCGTGAACTCAGCGCTGATTTGTGGCCGCTGCTGGACTATTTAATCGTCAACGAACATGAGCTGGCCCAACTGGCGGGTAAAGCAGAAGGCCAGGAAGAATCGGCAGCCCGCTCTCTGCTGGAGCACGGTGTGGGCGCGGTGATCGTCACGCTAGGCGGACGCGGGTCACTGGCAATCATGCCAACGAGCGTACTCAAGCAGGCCGCTCACAAAGTCGAAGTGGTGGACACCACCGGAGCGGGCGACACGTTTTGCGGCGTGCTGACAGCTTGGCTCTCTGGCGGCTCCGCTTTGCCCGAGGCGATGAAGGCGGCGGGCGTGGCCGGAGCGCTGGCCTGCACCAAACTGGGAGCGCAGGCGGCCATGCCTACACGCTCGAAGATCAAGGCAGCTTTGGCAGGCTGA